A single region of the Candidatus Manganitrophaceae bacterium genome encodes:
- a CDS encoding MarR family transcriptional regulator, with amino-acid sequence MKSTRPPKDPFDDDLPLDQKILIGLEQVGQAIALLFETESRKENLSALQMRIVLSLLEPHHPDTVGTLSREMGVTAPTVSDATRTLEKKAYLNKKRSEGDSRVVQLSLTSEGKRLARGLNGKRARLLEVIAGLSGDEKSTLLSVLIKLTRGLQDHGLISVSRMCVSCEFFKPNAYPGSEKPHHCGFVDAPFGEPELRLDCPEHIPAEASSK; translated from the coding sequence ATGAAAAGCACCCGTCCTCCTAAAGACCCGTTCGATGATGATCTTCCCCTCGATCAAAAGATCCTCATCGGCCTGGAGCAGGTCGGTCAGGCGATTGCCCTTCTCTTTGAGACCGAAAGCCGGAAGGAGAACCTCAGCGCGCTGCAAATGAGAATTGTTCTCTCGCTCCTCGAGCCGCACCATCCCGATACGGTCGGAACGCTCTCTCGCGAGATGGGGGTGACGGCGCCGACGGTGAGCGACGCCACCCGCACCCTTGAGAAAAAAGCCTATCTGAATAAAAAGCGAAGCGAAGGGGACAGCCGGGTTGTCCAGCTCTCTTTGACATCGGAGGGGAAACGGTTGGCGCGCGGCTTAAACGGGAAACGGGCGCGGCTCCTGGAGGTGATCGCCGGGCTTTCGGGCGACGAGAAGTCGACCCTCCTCTCCGTGCTGATCAAGCTGACCCGGGGGCTGCAGGACCACGGCTTGATCTCCGTCTCCCGGATGTGCGTCAGCTGTGAGTTCTTCAAGCCGAACGCTTATCCCGGCTCGGAAAAGCCGCATCACTGCGGTTTCGTCGACGCCCCCTTTGGGGAGCCGGAGTTGCGCCTCGACTGTCCGGAGCATATTCCAGCAGAAGCATCGTCGAAATAG